The nucleotide sequence GCCGCTGCTCGACACGTCGTCGATGGTGCACTCGCTGGAGGCACGCGTGCCGCTGCTCGACCACCGGCTCGTCGAACTGGCGGCAGCCCTGCCCGGCGACGCCCGGATGCCGGGCGGCGCCCTGAAGGACCTGTTCCGCTCGGCGCTGCGCGGATGCGTGCCGGACGCCGTGCTGGACCGGCCCAAGCGCGGCTTCGCCCCGCCGCTGAGCCGCTGGGACGCCGCCCGGTTGGGTACGGTCCTGCGCCGGCTGCAGGCCACGCCGGGCGGGATCGCCGACGTGCTCGACCCGGTGGTCGCCCGCCGGTGGCTGCGCGCCGACGCCGCCGATCCGGCACTGGTGGCGCTGCGGACGTGGGTGCTGCTGGTCGCCGACCTGTGGTGGCGCGCGCTGATCACGCGGCAGCCCCTGACCGGGGACCTCGCCACCGTCGCCTAGATCGGGGTACTGTTTGCTCATTCCGCGCCTGGGTAGTCGGTTCGGAACCGAGGGGGGTTCCGTGAGCAGTCCGGATCGACGTGCGACGGGGGCGACGGCACACGAGCAACTCGATGCTGCCGCGAGCGGTCGCGGTGTCATCTCCGCGTTCCAGCCGATCGTGTCCCTGCCCGGCGGCGAGGTCGTCGGGTACGAGGCGCTGGCCCGCTGGCCCTCCCTCGACGACCCGCAGCCCGAGGCGGTCTTCACCCACGCGGCCGCCAACGGGGGCGTCGACCACCTCGATCAGTCCTGCATCGCCGCCGCACTGGACGGAGCCCTCGGTGAGCATTCGACCGCCGGCATGCTGCTGCTGATCAACTCCGAACCCAACAGCCCCTACGTCGGCCCTTCGCACCACACGGCACTCGCCGTGGCGCGGGAACGCTTCGAGGTCGCCTTCGAACTCACCGAACGCAGTGTGCTCGCGCACCCGCGGTCGTTGCTGCGCAAGGTCGCCAGCATCCGCGACGACGGTTTCGCAATCGCACTCGACGACGTCGGTGCCTACACCGATTCACTGGCGCTGCTCGACGTCGTGCAGCCCGACATCGTCAAACTCGACCTCTCCCTGGTGCAGTCGGGCCCGACCCGCGAGCAGGCGCGGACCCTGTCGGCGGTGCTGGCCCACCACGAACGCACCGGCGCCACCATCCTGGCCGAGGGCATCGAAACCGACGAGCACCTCGAGCAGGCGCTGGCCCTCGGGGCCACGCTGGGACAGGGCTGGCGGTTCGGCCGCGCGCGATCGATCGCCGACGGCAGCCGCCCGGTGCGGTGGACGATGCCGAACCGCCGTACCTCAGTTCCGGCCGAGCCTCGGTCGCCGTTCGAGGTGGCGGCTCGGACGTGCGTACCGCGCACGGTGCGCAAGAGCACGCTACTGGCCTTCTCCGAGCACATCGAGTCGCAGGCGCAGCATTCGGTCGATCCGCCGATGGTCATGACCGCCCTGCAACGCGTCGAGTACTTCACGCCGGGCACGCGGACGCGGTACCACGGTCTCGCGCAACGCTGTCCGCTCGTCGCGGTGTTCGGTGCCGACCTCCCCGAGGACCTCGGCGGCCGGGTGCGCGGAGTGCCGTTGGATGGGTCGGACCCGGTCTGTCGCGAGTGGACCGTGCTCGTCCTCGGACCGCACACCGCCGCTGCGCTCATCGCCCGGGAACGCGGCACGGACGACGCCGAGGTCGACGACGCCGACCGCCGGTTCGACGTCGTGATGACCTACGACCGGTCCGTCGTCACCCGCTGCGCCCGCAGTCTGCTCGACCGGATGCGCTGAGAGTCCCTACTCCTCGGAGTCCGCCGCCCGCTGCCGGCGCACGCGGTCGACGACGGCGCCACCGCCGTCTTCCTGCTCGAGCGCGGCGTACAGCCCTTCGGCCTTGGACTCCGGCATGAGCGGCGGCAGCATCGGCGCGGCGGGGTCGACCATCGCCTCGATGACGAACGGCCGGTCCGCGGCGAACGCCTGTCGCCACGCGTCGGTCGCCTGGTCCGACGCGGTGATCCGCACGGCGCCAAGCCCCAGCAGCTCGGCGTAGTCCGCGTACGGGAAGGACGGCACCCGCTGCGAGGCGGGGAAGCGCGGATCGTTCTCCATCTCGCGCTGCTCCCAGCTGACCTCGGTCAGGTCGCCGTTGTGCAGCACCAGGACCACGAATCGCGGGTCCGCCCAGTCCCGCCACCGGTCGGCGAGGGTCACCAGCTCTGGCAACCCCGCCATCTGCATGGCGCCGTCGCCGACGAGCGCCACCACCGGCCGGTCCGGCGCATCGAGCTTGGCGGCGATGCCGTACGGCAGCCCGCATCCCATCGACGCCAGGTAGCCCGAGACGTGTGCGGGCACACCGGCGGGCAGCCGCAGGTGCCGGGCGTACCAGTACACCGTCGACCCGACGTCGACCGCGACCCGTGCGTTCGGCGGCAGGTGGTCCGACAGTTCGCGCACCACGAATTCGGGGTTGGCGGCGTCGTAGGTCTCGCGGCAGCGCTCGTCGGCCAATCGATGCCACTGCGCAGTCCAGCCGTGCACCCGCTGCTCCCAGCTACGGTCGGCCGTACGCTCCAGCAGCGGAAGCAGACCCGAAAGGGACAGCGCCGCATCGCCGCTCACGGCCGCCTCGATCGGGTACTTGGCGCCGAGTACCCGCGGTTCGATGTCGATCTGCACGGCCCGCGCCTGTCCGGGTGCCGGGTAGAACTCCGTCCACGGGTCGTTGGACCCGACGATCAGCAGGGTGTCGCACTCCGCCATCAGCCGGGCGCTGGCGGTGGTGCCGAGGTGTCCCATCACCCCGGTGTGCCACGGCTGCGTCTCGTCGAGCACGGGCTTGCCGAGCAGCGACGTCGTCACTCCGCCACCGACGGCGTCGACGACGGCCGCCAGGTGCTCGGCGCATCCCGCGGCGCCGCGACCCACCAGCACCGCGACCCGGTCCCCGGCGTTGAGCACGTCGGCTGCCCGGCGCAACTGCTCCTCGGGCGGCGCGATCCGCGGCCGCGCGGCGATCGGGGCGGACGGAACGACGCCGTGGCTGTGCGGCGTCTCCTCGGGCATTGACGCCTTCTGCACGTCGTGCGGGATGATCAGACACGTCGGGGTCGAGGTCGCGATCGCGGTGCGCATGGCGTTGTCCAGCGCGGTCAGCGCCTGCTCGGGTGCGAACACCGTCTGCACGTACTGGCTGCACACGTCCTTGAACAGCGCGTGCAGGTCGACCTCCTGCAGGTAGCCGCTCCCCAGCGCCGTCGACACCACCTGTCCGACGATCGCGACGACCGGCCGCCGGTCCAGCTTCGCGTCGTACAGCCCGGCGAGCAGGTGGATCGCGCCCGGACCCTGGGTGGCCAGGCACACGCCCACCTCGCCGCTGAACTTCGCGTGGCCGCACGCGGCGAACGCGGCGAGTTCCTCGTGCCGCGTCGACACGAACTCCGGGCTGCCCGAGCGTTGCAGCGCACCCAGCAGCGAGTTGATGCCGTCCCCGGCGTATCCGAAGATGCGCGTCACGCCCCACGCCCGGAGGCGCTCGACGATTGCGTCTGCGACCAACTGTTCGCCCATGTCGTCCTTCGCTCGTTCGCGTCATGAATCATCGCGGGGCTACCCGGGATGGCACGGGCAAACCAGAGTGCCGGGCGTTTCGCGGGCGGGCCTCTCGGGTAAGCGCCCGGGTCATGGCTCTGTCCGGCGCAGTGCGACGTCGTCTGGCGGCCATTCCGCTCGAGTGGCGCAAGGTCGCGACCGTGCTGACGATCGCCATCGTGATGACGTCGGCGTTCGCCGCGGCCTACACCGTGGCGCTCGGCCGGCCCTTTCCCCACCACCTGCCGGTCGGGGTGGTCGGCGCACCGTCGGCACAGCTGCTGGGCGAATTACAGGTCCGTGAGCACGAATTCGACACCCGCACGTATCTGACGCGCGCCGCCGCGATCGCTGCGATCGACGAGCAGCGCGTCACCGCCGTCATCGACGCGGGCGCCACGCCACCGGAACTCCTGGTGTCCAGCGCCAGTGACCCGTCCTCGTCGCGGGCGCTGACGCAACTCGTCCAGGCCGCGCCGGAGCCGTACCGGTTGCGGGTCGTCGACCTGCATCCGCTGCCCCCCGAGGATCCGGCCGGCCTGGCGACGTTCTACGCCGTGATCGCCGCGACCATCCTCGGCTTCGTCACCATGTTCCAGCTGCGGGCGAACGTGAAGACGCTGACGCTCGGCAAGTGGCTGGTGTGCGTGGCGGTGCTGACCGTCGTCGGCGGGCTGGCGCTCGCGCTGATCGCCGGCCCGGTGCTGCATGCGCTGGGAGCGCCGCTGCCGATGCTGTGGCTGCTGCTATCGCTGCAGATCGCCGTGGCGGCGGTGTTCAACTCGACGATGCTGATCCTGGTGCACCGCTGGGCGATCATCCCGACGTGGCTGACCTTCATCCTGCTGGGCAACACGTCATCCGGCGGTGCGGTGTCGGCGTCGCTGCTGCCGCAACCGTTCGCGTTCCTCAACCACGCGCTGCCCAGCGGCGCGACGGTCAGCGCACTGCACTCGGCGACGTACTTTCCCGACCACCAACGGATCCTGCCGTTCCTCGTCCTCGGCGGGTGGCTCGCGGTGACCTTCACCGTGCTGGTGGTGGTGTCGCGCAGACTGGGTACTTCTCCGGCGCAACGCTGACCCGACCCCCGAGAGGATTCCTGCCGCCATGGCGCCCGACCTGACCCCGGTGGACGGCCCGCCCAATCTGCTGCTCGGCGCATACGACGTCGCCGACCTCGACTACACCGTGCGCGAGTACTTCGTGTCCGGCCGCGCGACGCGCTACGTCCCTTCCCCGGACGGCGTCTCTGCCGACCGTGTGGCTCCCGACGGCGCGGCGGACTACACCACGCGGATCGTGGTGCTGACGCCGAACGAGGGCTTCAGCGGCACGGTGGTCGTCGAATGGCTCAACGTCAGCGGCGGCCTCGACGCCCCCGCCGTCTGGTTCATGGCCCACCGCGAAGTGGTGCGCGCCCGGCACGCCTACGTCGCGGTGTCCGCGCAGCGCGTCGGCATCGAGGGCGGCGCCAGCCTCGGCATGGACATGTCGCTCAAGACGCAGTCCCCGCAGCGGTATTCAGATCTACACCACCCCGGCGACGCCTACGCCTACGACGTCTTCACCCAGGTCGGGCGGCTGCTCACCGAGCGGCCCGGCGACGTGCTCGACGGCCTGGCGCCGCAGGCCGTCCTGGCCGTGGGGGAGTCGCAGTCGGCGCTGTTCCTCACCACCTACGTCAACCGGATCGATCGGCTGGCCGGGGTGTACGACGGGTTCCTGGTGCATTCCCGGTTCGGTCCGGCCGCGCCGCTCGACGGATCGTCGATCTTCGCCGACACCGTCTCGACGGACCCGGTGCCGTTCATCGACGACCTGCGCGTGCCGGTGCTGACGGTGATCACCGAAACCGACCTCGTCGGCGGCGTCCGTGCCGGATACCACGCCGCCCGCAGGCCCGACGACGCGCGGCTGCGGACCTGGGAGGTCCCCGGCACCGCGCACGCCGACAACTACACCATCGGCGTCGGGTTCATCGACTCCGGCGCCGCGCCGCTGACCGACCTGGTGGCGGCGTGGCGCCCGACGCGGTCGCTGATGGGCCGCGAGCTGCCGCACTACGTCAACTTCGCGCCACAGCACCACTACGTCCTGCAGGCCGCGCTCGCCGCACTGGCGCATTGGGTGCGCACCGGCGAGCCGGCCACGACCGCCGCGCCGATGGACCTCACCGACGCCGACCCGCCGCAGCTGCTGCTCGACCGGCACGGCCTCGCGACCGGCGGCGTGCGCACCCCGTGGGTCGACGTGCCGGTCGCCCGGACGTCGGGCCTGGCCCCGGGCGACGACGTCATGGCGCTGCTGTTCGGCTCCGGGGAGCCGTTCGACGCCGCCACCGTGCGCGAGCTGTACCCGTGCGGCCTCGACGACTACGTCGAACGGTTCACCGCCGCGCTCGACGCGGCCATCGACGCCGGCGTCCTGCTGGCGGCCGACCGTGCGGAGATCGTGGACCTCGCCACCGCGACGTATCCGATGGTGTGACACAGCCGTTCGTCTGGTGGCTTTTCGGCGTCGGCGCGGCGGGAACACCGGACCGATGCGCGACGAATGGGAATGTGCGGTCATCGGCGGCGGTGCCGCCGGGTTGAGCGCGGCGCTGGTGCTCGGCCGGGCGCGGCGGCGCACGATCGTCCTCGACGACGACGACCAGAGCAACCGGGCGGCTCCCGTGATCGGCGGCTTACTCGGTTTCGACCGGCGGCCACCGGCCGAGCTGTATGCGATCGGTCGCGAGGAGCTGACGGCCTACCCGAGCGTCGAGTACCGCGGGGCGCACGTCGCCGGCGGGCGTCCGGTGGACAACGGGTTCGTCCTGGACCTCGACGACGGCGACACGGTCGTCGCGAAGCGCGTGCTGCTGACCACCGGAATGAGCTACTGCCCGCCGACGCTGCCGGGGCTGGCCGACTTCTGGGGCATGTCGGTGTTCCAGTGTCCGTTCTGCCACGGCTGGGAGATGCGGGACAAGCAGTTGGCGGCGCTGGCACACGGCGCGGAGGCGGTGCACACCGCGTTGATGCTGCGGGGCTGGACCGAGGACGTGGTGCTGCTCACCGACGGTCGGTCCGAACTCGCGCCGGACGAGCGTCGGCTGCTGCAGTCGGCCGGAGTCGTCGTCGAGGACCGGCGCGTCGTCGAGCTGCTCGGCGAGGACGGCGCCCTCGCGGCGGTCCGCTTCGCCGACGGTCACCAGATCGAGCGGGACGGCATCCTGGTCGGGGCGCCCTTGTTCCCGCGGTCGGCGCTCGCCGAACAGCTCGGCGGCGACCTCGCGCCGGGTCCCGTCGGAGAGGCGATGCTGGGCGTCGACCACCTGCACCGCACGCGGGTGGGCGGTGTCTTCGCGGCGGGCGACGTCTGCACGAAGAGCCCGCACGTCGCCGGGGCGATTGCGTCGGGGTCCGAGGCGGCGATGATCGTCGTGCAGAGCCTGCTGGCCGACGAGTTCGGGCTGCCCTACCCGCCGACGTGACCCGATGTCGCGTTCTGCCGCCGGGCGGCCGCGACCAGGTCGGCCGCGATGCGGCATTCGTCGGTGTCTCGGTGCAGCGCCGTGATCGGCAGGTCGGCGGCGTGCCGGAGCACCATCGTGGCCAGCAGGCGGCTGGTCCGTGCGGGCACGACCATGATCTTGGCGCATGCCGCGTCCCCGGTGACGGTGATGACGTGGTGGTTGCGCACGGGCCGGAACGTCCCGGGGAGCGAACTCGGGACCCGGGCGTCCAGGTTCGGGACGCCGTCGAGTGCCGACCAGTTGACGCTGACGTCCAGCACCCCTCCGACGCGGTTGCGGAGCGCCTCGACGAGGCCGGCCAGTTCGTGTGCCACGGAATTGCCGTAGGGCCACCATGCGCCGTCGATGGCGCCGCCCAACTCCGCCGCCAGGGTCAGGCGCAGCGCTCGCAGCGGTCGCCCCTTCGGAGCGCTCATGCGAGCCCGCTGCGGTAGCGGCCACGCGAGACGCGTTGTCGCCGAACGAGATCGGTCATCGAGGAACTCCATCCGTGTCGGTGCTGGGCGGTGGTACCGGCACGCATCGACGACGAGCTGGACCCGAGAGGGACATCGCTCGCCGAGGCGTCGCGGCACCCGGAGTGACTCACCTGGTCGCGGGTGCGACGGCGAACGATGGACGGTTCTCCCCGAACGCTACACCGGTGCCGGCGTCGTCCGGCTCCGTCGACGGATCGTCCGCCCGACGCACGAATCGATGCGGATTCCGGCTAGGGGCTGGTCTGAGCGTCGAAGACTGTTACGCTCTTCGCGGATGCTCTCTGCATTCAATTCAAGATGGAAGAAGTAGAAAAGTATGGCACAGGGAACTGTGAAGTGGTTCAACGGCGAAAAGGGCTTCGGCTTCATCACCCCCGACGGTGGTGCAGAGGATGTCTTCGTCCACTACTCGGCGATCACCGGCTCCGGATTCCGGTCGCTGGATGAGAATCAGCGCGTCCAGTTCGAGGTCGAGCGTGGCGCAAAGGGACTTCAGGCGGTGCAGGTCTCCGCGATCTAGAGCGGACCTCAACGCAGAACGTGGGCTGGCGGGTGTTCCCGCCAGCCCACGTTTCGTTCGACGGCCTCCGGGCCGGACCATCCCCGGCCCCGACGCCGTCGAGGGCACTCAGCCGCCCAGCAGCGCGTCGCAGTGCACCGGCAGGTCGCGAACACGGACCCCGGTCGCGTGGTGGATCGCGTTGACCACCGCGGCCGGTGAGCCGACGATGCCGATCTCGCCGGCACCGCGCGACCCCATCGGGTTCGAGAACGGGTCGGTGCTGTCCAGCCACAGCGCCTCGATGTCGGGCACGTCCGCGTGGCTGGCGATGTGGTAGGTCGCCAGATCCCGGGTCACGACGTGACCGAACCGGTGGTCGCGGACGCTCTCCTCGTGCAGCGCCATCGACAGCCCCATGGTCATGCCACCGATCAGCTGTGAACGCAGCGTCGTCGGGTTGATCACCCGGCCCACCGAGAACACCCCGAGCATCCGGGATACGTGAATCTCGCTGGTGTAGCGGTTGACTCGCGCCTCGGCGAAGTGCGCCCCGAACGAGTACATCGCGTGCTCGTCGGCCTCGGGGTTCTCCGGCGCGTCGGCCGTGGTGGCCGCACCGGTCGCCGGATCGGCGCCGTGCTCGTCGCGGAATGCCCGCGCCGCCGCGACGATCGCCCGCCCCCACGAACTGGTACCCGACGAGCCGCCGGCCACCGACGCGGTGGGCAGGTCGCTGTCGCCGATGCGGAGATCGATCGCGTCGACGTCGCCGTCGAGCGCGTCCGCGGCGATCTGCGTCAGTACCGTCCACGCGCCGGTACCGATGTCGACGGCGCCGATCGACACGGCGTAGCGCCCGGAGCCCAGGTGCTCGATGCGCGCGCTGTTGCCGGGCTGGATCATCGCCGGGTACACCGCGGAGGCGACGCCGGTGCCGACCAGCCACTCGCCCTCGGTGCGTGCACGCGGCTCCGGATCCCGTGTCGCCCAACCGAAGCGCTCGGCGCCGGTGCGCAGACACTCGACCAGGCGGCGGTCGGACCACGGGTGTCCGGTCTCCGGGTCGACGTCGGGCTCGTTGCGGATCCGCAGCTCGATGGGGTCGATGCCGCAGGCGACGGCGAGTTCGTCCATCGCCACCTCGAGCGCATAGGTGCCGGGGCACTCACCGGGTGCCCGCATCCAGAACGGCACCGGCACGTCGAGCTTCGCCAGCCGGTGGCTGGTCCGGCGGTTGGCGCCGGCGTAGAGCATGCGCGACGGCACCGCGGTCTGCTCGGCGAACTCCTTGACGGTGGCGGTCTGTTCCACGACGTCGTGGCTCAACGCGGTGATCGTGCCGTCGCGGTCGGCACCGAGCCGGATGTGCTGAATCGTCGGCGTGCGGTAGCCCACGAAGTCGAACATCTGCTGGCGGGTGACGGCCAGCTTGACCGGCCTGCCGTCGGCACGCTGCGCGGCCATCACCGCCAGCACGTTGTGCGAGTGCGGGGCGCCCTTGGAGCCGAATCCGCCGCCGACGTTCTTCGCCACCACCCGCACCTGGTCGAGGTCGAGGCCGAACAGCGTCGCCATCTGCTTGCGTAGGACGTGCACGCCCTGGGTCGAGTCGTACAGCGTCAGCGCGGGCCCGTCGGGGTCCCACACCGCGATCGTGGCGTGCGGTTCCATCGGGTTGTTGTGGTCGTGGCTGGTGGTGTAGGTCTGGTCGATCTTCACCGCGGCGCTGCGCAGGGCCGCCTCGGCGTCGCCCTCGGAGGTGTCGGTGGGGAAGGACGGGTTGACCTGCTCGGGGGCGTACAGGCCGGGGTGGTCGACGCGGATCTCGGTGTCGTGGTCGGCGGCGTCGTAGTTCACCGTGACGAGACCGGCTGCGTGCCGGGCGGTTTCGGCGCTCTCGGCGAGCACCGCACCGATCAGCTGTCCGCGGTAGTGCACGGCGTCGTCCTGCAGGATCGTCAGGTCGCCGTCGGAGGTGTCGGCGAGCGCGGGCGCGTCGAACACGGTCAGGACGCCGTGCACGCCCTCGACCGCGTCGGCGGCGGCGGTGTCCATGGCGGTGACGCGGCCCTTGGCGATGGTGGTTTGCACGGGGTGGACGTACAGCGGCGCCTCGACGGGATACTCGAAGGCGTACGCGGCCGCGCCGGTCACCTTGGCGGGGCCGTCGATGCGGGTCAGCCGGGTGCCGATGGCGCGGGGGTCCAGGCTCGTCATCACCGGTGTCCTTCCGCGAGGTCGAGCAGGGTGGCCAGCATTGCGCGCTTGGTCAGTTCGACCTTGAACTCGTTGCCCGGCAACGGGTCGGCCTGGTCGAGTTCGGCATCGGCGGCGAGCCGGAATACGTCCTCGGTGGCGGATCGCCCGACCAGGATGTCCTCGGCGCGGTGTGCGCGCCACGGCCGGTGCGCCACGCCGCCGAGCGCGATGCGCGCCGAGCTGACGGTGTCGCCGTCGAGGACGAGTTCCGCGGCCACCGAGGTCAGTGCGAAGGCGTACGAGGCGCGGTCACGGACCTTGCGGTAGGTGGACCGGGCCGCATCCGGCGGCGCGGGAATCTCCACGGCGGTGATCAGCGCTCCGGGCGGCAGGGTGGTGTCGCGGTCGGGCCGGTCACCGGGCAGGCGGTAGAACTCCGAGAGCGGCACGCGGTGCTCGCCGTCGGCGTCGACGAACACGACCTCCGCGTCGAGGGCGGCCATGGCGACGGCCATGTCGGACGGATGTGCGGCGACGCAGTGCTGCGAGGCGCCGAGGATCGCGTGGTAACGGACGTAGCCGCCGATCGCCGAGCAGCCCTCGCCGGGGGTGCGCTTGTTGCACGGGGTCGTGAGGTCCTGAAAGTAGACGCAGCGGGTGCGTTGCAGCAGGTTGCCCGCGGTGGTGGCGAGGTTGCGCAGCTGACCGGACGCCGCAGACAGCAGCGCGCGCGCCAGCACGGGGTAGCGGCTGCGGACCACCGGGTGGGCGGCCAGATCGCTGTTGCGGACGTCGGCGCCGACGCGCAGGCCGCCGTCGGGCAGCGGGTCGACGTCGGTGAGCGGTAGGTGGCCGACGTCGACGACGAGGCCGGGGGTGACGACGCCGAGCTTGAGGTGGTCGACGAGGTTGGTGCCGCCGGCGAGGAAGACGGCGTCGTCGCGGTCGGCGACGGCGGTCACGGCGTCGGCCACGCTCGTCGCGCGGTGGTACTCGAAGGGGTTCACCGCGCGGCCTGAGCGATCGCGGCGACGATGTTCGGGTAGGCGGCGCAGCGGC is from Mycolicibacterium grossiae and encodes:
- a CDS encoding xanthine dehydrogenase family protein molybdopterin-binding subunit, with translation MTSLDPRAIGTRLTRIDGPAKVTGAAAYAFEYPVEAPLYVHPVQTTIAKGRVTAMDTAAADAVEGVHGVLTVFDAPALADTSDGDLTILQDDAVHYRGQLIGAVLAESAETARHAAGLVTVNYDAADHDTEIRVDHPGLYAPEQVNPSFPTDTSEGDAEAALRSAAVKIDQTYTTSHDHNNPMEPHATIAVWDPDGPALTLYDSTQGVHVLRKQMATLFGLDLDQVRVVAKNVGGGFGSKGAPHSHNVLAVMAAQRADGRPVKLAVTRQQMFDFVGYRTPTIQHIRLGADRDGTITALSHDVVEQTATVKEFAEQTAVPSRMLYAGANRRTSHRLAKLDVPVPFWMRAPGECPGTYALEVAMDELAVACGIDPIELRIRNEPDVDPETGHPWSDRRLVECLRTGAERFGWATRDPEPRARTEGEWLVGTGVASAVYPAMIQPGNSARIEHLGSGRYAVSIGAVDIGTGAWTVLTQIAADALDGDVDAIDLRIGDSDLPTASVAGGSSGTSSWGRAIVAAARAFRDEHGADPATGAATTADAPENPEADEHAMYSFGAHFAEARVNRYTSEIHVSRMLGVFSVGRVINPTTLRSQLIGGMTMGLSMALHEESVRDHRFGHVVTRDLATYHIASHADVPDIEALWLDSTDPFSNPMGSRGAGEIGIVGSPAAVVNAIHHATGVRVRDLPVHCDALLGG
- a CDS encoding cold-shock protein; translated protein: MAQGTVKWFNGEKGFGFITPDGGAEDVFVHYSAITGSGFRSLDENQRVQFEVERGAKGLQAVQVSAI
- a CDS encoding NAD(P)/FAD-dependent oxidoreductase, which produces MRDEWECAVIGGGAAGLSAALVLGRARRRTIVLDDDDQSNRAAPVIGGLLGFDRRPPAELYAIGREELTAYPSVEYRGAHVAGGRPVDNGFVLDLDDGDTVVAKRVLLTTGMSYCPPTLPGLADFWGMSVFQCPFCHGWEMRDKQLAALAHGAEAVHTALMLRGWTEDVVLLTDGRSELAPDERRLLQSAGVVVEDRRVVELLGEDGALAAVRFADGHQIERDGILVGAPLFPRSALAEQLGGDLAPGPVGEAMLGVDHLHRTRVGGVFAAGDVCTKSPHVAGAIASGSEAAMIVVQSLLADEFGLPYPPT
- a CDS encoding alpha/beta hydrolase domain-containing protein, translated to MAPDLTPVDGPPNLLLGAYDVADLDYTVREYFVSGRATRYVPSPDGVSADRVAPDGAADYTTRIVVLTPNEGFSGTVVVEWLNVSGGLDAPAVWFMAHREVVRARHAYVAVSAQRVGIEGGASLGMDMSLKTQSPQRYSDLHHPGDAYAYDVFTQVGRLLTERPGDVLDGLAPQAVLAVGESQSALFLTTYVNRIDRLAGVYDGFLVHSRFGPAAPLDGSSIFADTVSTDPVPFIDDLRVPVLTVITETDLVGGVRAGYHAARRPDDARLRTWEVPGTAHADNYTIGVGFIDSGAAPLTDLVAAWRPTRSLMGRELPHYVNFAPQHHYVLQAALAALAHWVRTGEPATTAAPMDLTDADPPQLLLDRHGLATGGVRTPWVDVPVARTSGLAPGDDVMALLFGSGEPFDAATVRELYPCGLDDYVERFTAALDAAIDAGVLLAADRAEIVDLATATYPMV
- a CDS encoding DUF5994 family protein, producing the protein MSAPKGRPLRALRLTLAAELGGAIDGAWWPYGNSVAHELAGLVEALRNRVGGVLDVSVNWSALDGVPNLDARVPSSLPGTFRPVRNHHVITVTGDAACAKIMVVPARTSRLLATMVLRHAADLPITALHRDTDECRIAADLVAAARRQNATSGHVGG
- a CDS encoding sensor domain-containing phosphodiesterase — protein: MSSPDRRATGATAHEQLDAAASGRGVISAFQPIVSLPGGEVVGYEALARWPSLDDPQPEAVFTHAAANGGVDHLDQSCIAAALDGALGEHSTAGMLLLINSEPNSPYVGPSHHTALAVARERFEVAFELTERSVLAHPRSLLRKVASIRDDGFAIALDDVGAYTDSLALLDVVQPDIVKLDLSLVQSGPTREQARTLSAVLAHHERTGATILAEGIETDEHLEQALALGATLGQGWRFGRARSIADGSRPVRWTMPNRRTSVPAEPRSPFEVAARTCVPRTVRKSTLLAFSEHIESQAQHSVDPPMVMTALQRVEYFTPGTRTRYHGLAQRCPLVAVFGADLPEDLGGRVRGVPLDGSDPVCREWTVLVLGPHTAAALIARERGTDDAEVDDADRRFDVVMTYDRSVVTRCARSLLDRMR
- a CDS encoding DUF3533 domain-containing protein, which gives rise to MALSGAVRRRLAAIPLEWRKVATVLTIAIVMTSAFAAAYTVALGRPFPHHLPVGVVGAPSAQLLGELQVREHEFDTRTYLTRAAAIAAIDEQRVTAVIDAGATPPELLVSSASDPSSSRALTQLVQAAPEPYRLRVVDLHPLPPEDPAGLATFYAVIAATILGFVTMFQLRANVKTLTLGKWLVCVAVLTVVGGLALALIAGPVLHALGAPLPMLWLLLSLQIAVAAVFNSTMLILVHRWAIIPTWLTFILLGNTSSGGAVSASLLPQPFAFLNHALPSGATVSALHSATYFPDHQRILPFLVLGGWLAVTFTVLVVVSRRLGTSPAQR
- a CDS encoding thiamine pyrophosphate-requiring protein, translating into MGEQLVADAIVERLRAWGVTRIFGYAGDGINSLLGALQRSGSPEFVSTRHEELAAFAACGHAKFSGEVGVCLATQGPGAIHLLAGLYDAKLDRRPVVAIVGQVVSTALGSGYLQEVDLHALFKDVCSQYVQTVFAPEQALTALDNAMRTAIATSTPTCLIIPHDVQKASMPEETPHSHGVVPSAPIAARPRIAPPEEQLRRAADVLNAGDRVAVLVGRGAAGCAEHLAAVVDAVGGGVTTSLLGKPVLDETQPWHTGVMGHLGTTASARLMAECDTLLIVGSNDPWTEFYPAPGQARAVQIDIEPRVLGAKYPIEAAVSGDAALSLSGLLPLLERTADRSWEQRVHGWTAQWHRLADERCRETYDAANPEFVVRELSDHLPPNARVAVDVGSTVYWYARHLRLPAGVPAHVSGYLASMGCGLPYGIAAKLDAPDRPVVALVGDGAMQMAGLPELVTLADRWRDWADPRFVVLVLHNGDLTEVSWEQREMENDPRFPASQRVPSFPYADYAELLGLGAVRITASDQATDAWRQAFAADRPFVIEAMVDPAAPMLPPLMPESKAEGLYAALEQEDGGGAVVDRVRRQRAADSEE
- a CDS encoding FAD binding domain-containing protein, which encodes MNPFEYHRATSVADAVTAVADRDDAVFLAGGTNLVDHLKLGVVTPGLVVDVGHLPLTDVDPLPDGGLRVGADVRNSDLAAHPVVRSRYPVLARALLSAASGQLRNLATTAGNLLQRTRCVYFQDLTTPCNKRTPGEGCSAIGGYVRYHAILGASQHCVAAHPSDMAVAMAALDAEVVFVDADGEHRVPLSEFYRLPGDRPDRDTTLPPGALITAVEIPAPPDAARSTYRKVRDRASYAFALTSVAAELVLDGDTVSSARIALGGVAHRPWRAHRAEDILVGRSATEDVFRLAADAELDQADPLPGNEFKVELTKRAMLATLLDLAEGHR